In Ananas comosus cultivar F153 linkage group 7, ASM154086v1, whole genome shotgun sequence, the sequence CCAATCTCCCTCCAATAAggtaaaaggaaaaaataaaaaataaaaaataaaaaaggaagatTAAGGTGACGCCCTACCACAGCATGATTGATTTTGGACCTTTGGATGAGAAAATTTGACTGTTTATCGCTTCAATAGCATGTTAAGAACTGAAACTTTGTGTTGTGACATACGCGAACCAGAAGATGCTTGGGGTTCCCAATAAgattgattttatattattgtTGATGCATCAAACATCTATAATGCTGGGGGATTTTAATTGACTCACGCACACTCTCAAATACCCAAAAAGCTTGCCAACATATGAACAACATACGATGACGACATTATAGGGGACCAAAGCAATACTCTTTTAACTAATCACCTCACAAGCCTTAATTTGATGACGGATACCTTTTCTTTTCAATCTCCTTGGACCAGATCGAGCAGAAGCAAGAAAAGCACTGCAGCATCCAAACTCACAGGGAACGAAGTCACATACAGCAGCATTCAAGAATTGTTTACAAACAAATGTCATTGTGGAGACAATTGCTActagaaatgttttttttttttttcaaggccGTACGACATTTAATATCAGCCTAATTTGAGGGGATCTAAGAACAGAGCGGCTTATGTACCTAGAACAGACAAAGAAGTCCATGCATCGCATGCAACTAATGCTTAGTTTGGTAATATGGTGACTAAAAGCATTTGAAAGGCTTTAAACAACCCAAAAACACTTACAATCTTTCTTCATCCAGTGCTATAAAATTGCAGTGTCAAACGTCACCGGAGAAGTATCCGCCACTGGTGAAGCATATAAACTACGTGCTTTTCTAGAGACCATCACACTATAATTTAAAgcataaaagaagaaaagattgaaaatacaTTTAGATTTTTTGCCGTGCTTTTAGCCACAGGATTACCAAGCTAGGCCTAGGTTCAAACTAAGAAATCAAATGCACCAGAGAAATTGGCCTAACCTTTGAGACTCTAGAAATGAATCTGCCTGCATTGCGACACTGCAGCCTCCGCGGGACAATAGGGGCACTTGAACATCCGAGTCCCACTCTTCGACAACTTCACAATTGACTGCTTTGAAAGCACATGCCCACACGGGATAAGCATTGGCGGGTTCTCATCACTTCCCTGTTCTCGGAGCACAGGGCACACAAACACCGAGTGGAACTGAAACTCCCTGCGCAGTTCCACCGGCACCGGCAGCTGCTTCAAGTTATCCCACTCGTGCTTCTTAGAAGCCATAACCATCGCCATCTTCAGCAGTGTTGGAAGTGCTTGCACCCCTGCATCTATCACCACGCTAAGTGGGTTCTCACATGACTGCCCTAAACGGCTGCAGAACTGGAGCGTGAACTCCTTGCTCAGATTGTCCCAATGTGCGGTCGAGATTAAGTTGGAGTACGGGGACTGATCCAGCCGTCCAGCCCACAAGAGACAGGCCATCAGCTTCTGGATCTCAATCTTGTGAACAGAAGCGAAACGAGCCAAGTATCTGCGTGCATATTTCAGAGCCGCATCTCTGCTTCCTTCCCTTTTCAGTATCTCGATGAACTGCAGCCGGTGAAGCTTCAGTTCCAGGATAGAGCCATCCTGGGAAAGCTGCTCACTGTTCTTGGTGGCCCAATTTATAGCAGATTCAAGGCTTTTACTGCTTTTCATTGCGTCAAGTATAGAGTACATCTCTTGGAACTGGGATTTCAAAGATGCAGCCTGGGACTCATTTGATTCGTTAACGAAGCAGTCACCAAGATCGAAGAGGCCCTGGCGGTAGAAATGAGCAGCGATGATTTCATTTATTATGTGGGTGTCAAAGTCAACATTTCTGTATGCCTTGGATATATCTGGATTGAAGGTTTTCTCAAGGAGCTTTATGTACTTCACGAGAAGTACATTGATTTCCTTATAGTAGGCTTCTAATTGGTTCACTGGGGCCATTTCTTTTAGCTTATTGTTAAGCTCTGTGAGAACAATAGCATGGTCAGAACAGCCTGCGTCACCCTGTATCTTCAGAATTGCCTGCTCAATTTCCTTCCCAACTTGGTCGACAAGATCTTGCGTTTTGGAGGCCGTGAGCTTCTGCTTCTTGGCAACTCGGTCAAATGCATCTTTCACTGAGTCGAGATCCATGTTACCAGGATCTTCTTTACAAGCCTGTTTTACAAAAGATAATTAGTACGGTCATCAATTGTCATTATACTGGCCCTTCTTCTGTTGACAAGTATACAATGGCTAAAAAATTTCAGGTTTGGATAGAAAACTCATAGCCATGAAGGAAATATGATTGTCAATAATCtcaaatgaaacaaaattttCTCAATATCGATAGCTAAAAAAGatcaagaaaattaaaaatgatccTTAAATATAGAATGTTAATTAGATAAAGATGCATCAAGATATTTCTTCCAATATCCCGGGAAGTAATTCATGCTGTGAGTTTTTCACAAAACTGATACTAAGGAAAATTATCACAAGTAAATGTAAGACAAATCCATCTTATATTAGTCACGGAAGGCCTTGATTAAAGAGCAAAAACAAAATGAAGAAAATTTCAAAGATATATATAAGCagcaggaaaaagaaaaaggaaagaatagaAAACACTAACAAGAGGCGTGCTACGGAAGATATTTATGGAAGACGACCCTTTTTGAGGATGGAGAGCGAGTAACGGGCGGCATCTATGAGATCGGCAATGTTGTGTAAGGATCGCTCCTCAGACCCGAACAAGAAGATTGTTCGAACCTCAGCTTTCTTAGCAAGGCGAGCAGCATGTGTTAAGGGAAGATCGGGAGAATTAAGGCTTCTTAATATTTGACGGTACAATGACAACACTGTGGCTCGATTCTTTGCCAAATCCTCAGCAGTTGCCCATATTAATCCCTTTGCCATTGCAAAACGAGACGAATGAAGGATACATTTAATGGATGAACAAAGAAACCTGACGATAGAGGACATAATTTTAGACTTATATTCATGATAATTCAAacggaaaaggaaaagaaaaaatctaagCCAGCATGTACTTTAGAAGATGTTATCAGGCAATTATATGACATCAATGAGATACAGATATAATGAGGCAATGTTGATCAGGAGTGTAGATGATGCTTCAGAAGGATAGACATAGGTCAAACACGTCTTGAGTGAATGCTTGTGATGACCTAGAGCCCTGAGCATAGGTTGGGCCAGAGAGTATCGGATGGGTTAATTTTCCCTGCTCGGGATTTGAACTTCTACCTTATACCCGAGTCTGGTCCAAAATGGCCAGGCCAGTCTGGATCAATTAAACAAATGGCCGATCCAGGCCAGGGTAGAGATTTTCTTGGGCCTTTATTTTGTAGGCTGGACATGACCTGCAAAATTCGGGCCGAGTTGCTGAGTCAGACAAGTCAAGCAAGTGCTGCAGGTCAGGTCAAATCTCAGGTCTAGGTGACCTTATTGGATCTGTGTTAAATATATCCCttcttttgacatttaaagctGAATATTGAAACTGTACTTATTATGTTATTAATTGCTGCTTAGATAGAAAAGAAACTTTGGTGCTCtagaataacaataataatacataattaaaattaaaatggaaAATGCAATTATGAGTACTTCGAGTACATTTATGCttagtttatatatttcaaCAGCAGCTCCCAATCAAAGGAAGAAGGATTGAAATTCAGTAATTGGACATCCAAACTACAACCTCTGTTGGCAAAACTACGGAAAGGAGGCTGACTAGGAAGACAATCTAGAAATAGGGCAGCAAAGGAACAAATGTATAGAAGATCATGAAGCCTTTTAATTCAATCATCAGACCAAGTGCATCAGAGAGCTTATTTGGAAGCAGAGATATTGCCAGGCAAGAAGCAAGAAATATTGCAAATGTAAGGACATGCAAACAAGTACGATTGAAAATTATGGTGGCCTAATGTACCAAACAGGTTGGCCAATAAAATAAGTACAATAGATCACCATTTAAGCCACAGAATCATTTACCAAACAGGTCTagatcaaatcaaaaaaatttggtgAAGCATAGAAAATACTAAATGCAATGACAATAATTGTAACACGCAAAGACATGGACTACTAGTTGATGAAGTCGTATAACATGTAATGAGAGTCGAAAATGTCGTATAAATCTACCTTAACATGATACTA encodes:
- the LOC109713089 gene encoding protein RMD5 homolog A-like, which codes for MDLDSVKDAFDRVAKKQKLTASKTQDLVDQVGKEIEQAILKIQGDAGCSDHAIVLTELNNKLKEMAPVNQLEAYYKEINVLLVKYIKLLEKTFNPDISKAYRNVDFDTHIINEIIAAHFYRQGLFDLGDCFVNESNESQAASLKSQFQEMYSILDAMKSSKSLESAINWATKNSEQLSQDGSILELKLHRLQFIEILKREGSRDAALKYARRYLARFASVHKIEIQKLMACLLWAGRLDQSPYSNLISTAHWDNLSKEFTLQFCSRLGQSCENPLSVVIDAGVQALPTLLKMAMVMASKKHEWDNLKQLPVPVELRREFQFHSVFVCPVLREQGSDENPPMLIPCGHVLSKQSIVKLSKSGTRMFKCPYCPAEAAVSQCRQIHF
- the LOC109713090 gene encoding uncharacterized protein LOC109713090: MAKGLIWATAEDLAKNRATVLSLYRQILRSLNSPDLPLTHAARLAKKAEVRTIFLFGSEERSLHNIADLIDAARYSLSILKKGRLP